Proteins from a genomic interval of Tachyglossus aculeatus isolate mTacAcu1 unplaced genomic scaffold, mTacAcu1.pri scaffold_75_arrow_ctg1, whole genome shotgun sequence:
- the LOC119923961 gene encoding normal mucosa of esophagus-specific gene 1 protein-like — MGIFQILMKKKEVIPLATIVTIAGLRAISVSVYSLFKTAFILNRSKYPEPWDNVDPTQPQKLLSINQQWKPIEELQKVRRLTR, encoded by the exons ATGGGCATCTTCCAAATcctgatgaagaagaaagaggt CATCCCGCTGGCCACCATCGTCACCATCGCCGGGTTGAGAGCCATCTCTGTGTCCGTGTACTCTCTCTTCAAGACGGCCTTCAT CCTCAACAGGTCCAAATATCCAGAGCCATGGGATAACGTAGATCCTACCCAGCCTCAAAAG TTActctcgattaaccagcagtgGAAACCCATCGAGGAACTGCAGAAGGTGAGAAGGCTGACCAGGTGA